The following are from one region of the Mycolicibacterium diernhoferi genome:
- a CDS encoding DNA polymerase III subunit delta' gives MRSGVFSRLVGQDLVEAELLTAATAARGEKSHSGLTAGGMSHAWLITGPPGSGRSIAAVCFAAALQCTSEGEPGCGECRACTTTMAGTHADVRRIIPEGLSIGVKEMRDIVQIASRRPGTGRWQIVVVEDADRLTEGAANALLKVVEEPPPSTVFLLCAPSVDPEDIAVTLRSRCRHVALVTPPTAAIATVLTERDGIAADVAAWAASVSGGHVGRARRLATDPESRLRRERALSLARDAATPSRAFGAAEELVATAEAEAKALTVDRNETEAEELRTALGAGGTGKGTAGTIRGAAGAMKQLEQRQKSRQTRASRDALDRALMDLATYFRDAMVVSAGAGQVVANHPDMAEKAGAMAEHVPPDRLLRCIEAVLQCREALATNVKPKFAVDAMVATIGQALRT, from the coding sequence GTGCGTAGCGGTGTTTTCTCGCGTCTGGTGGGCCAGGACCTCGTGGAGGCCGAGTTGCTCACGGCCGCGACGGCAGCTCGGGGTGAAAAGTCTCACAGCGGTCTGACGGCCGGTGGGATGAGCCACGCCTGGCTGATCACCGGCCCGCCGGGCTCGGGACGCTCCATCGCCGCAGTGTGTTTCGCCGCCGCCCTGCAGTGCACGTCCGAGGGGGAACCCGGGTGCGGTGAATGTCGCGCCTGTACCACCACGATGGCCGGCACCCACGCCGATGTGCGCCGGATCATCCCGGAGGGGTTGTCCATCGGGGTCAAGGAGATGCGCGACATCGTCCAGATCGCGTCACGGCGGCCCGGCACCGGGAGGTGGCAGATCGTGGTGGTCGAGGATGCCGACCGGCTCACCGAGGGGGCGGCCAACGCGCTGCTCAAGGTGGTGGAGGAACCGCCGCCGTCGACGGTGTTCCTGCTCTGCGCGCCGTCGGTGGACCCGGAGGACATCGCGGTCACGCTGCGCTCGCGGTGCCGGCATGTCGCCCTGGTGACGCCGCCGACCGCGGCGATCGCCACGGTGCTCACCGAGCGCGACGGAATCGCCGCCGATGTGGCGGCCTGGGCGGCCTCGGTCAGCGGCGGGCATGTGGGCCGGGCGCGGCGGCTGGCCACCGACCCGGAGTCCCGGCTGCGCCGGGAACGCGCGCTGAGCCTGGCCCGCGACGCGGCGACGCCGTCCCGGGCGTTCGGCGCCGCCGAGGAACTGGTGGCCACCGCCGAGGCGGAGGCCAAGGCGCTGACCGTGGACCGCAACGAGACCGAGGCCGAGGAACTGCGGACCGCCCTCGGCGCGGGCGGGACCGGGAAGGGCACCGCGGGCACCATCCGCGGTGCGGCCGGCGCGATGAAACAGCTCGAACAGCGGCAGAAGTCGCGCCAGACCCGCGCATCCCGGGACGCGCTGGACCGGGCCCTGATGGACCTGGCCACCTACTTCCGGGACGCGATGGTGGTGTCGGCGGGCGCCGGTCAGGTGGTGGCCAACCACCCGGACATGGCGGAGAAGGCCGGCGCGATGGCCGAGCACGTCCCGCCGGACCGGCTGCTGCGCTGTATCGAGGCGGTGCTGCAGTGCCGAGAGGCGCTCGCCACGAACGTGAAGCCGAAGTTCGCCGTGGATGCCATGGTGGCCACCATCGGGCAGGCGCTGCGGACCTGA
- a CDS encoding lysophospholipid acyltransferase family protein has product MSVLTDTGSLMDQPGRIRAIRRAVQTVADRIDPLVSLCRPYVEGLDRLPRDGRFLLVGNHTQAGIEGFLIPYLVRREIGRLVRPLTDRAFGNMPPPMADLLAACGATVGAPESARELMRHGEPILVFPGGGREISKFQGEENTLSWEGRAGFARLAVENDYPIVPVALLGGDEIYQSFTTRDGRWGRLSQALAGKLPGKPDTPIPLLHGVGPTLIPRPQRMYVRFGAPIRGTQTDELREQTKDALEGALADLIRVRAEDPYRRLNPLAWTAAVRPK; this is encoded by the coding sequence ATGAGCGTCCTGACCGACACCGGATCCCTGATGGATCAGCCCGGACGCATCCGGGCCATTCGGCGTGCCGTCCAAACCGTCGCCGACCGGATCGACCCCCTGGTGAGCCTCTGCCGTCCATACGTCGAGGGCCTGGACCGCCTACCCCGCGATGGCCGATTCCTGTTGGTGGGCAACCATACTCAGGCGGGGATCGAAGGGTTCCTGATTCCGTATCTGGTGCGCCGGGAGATCGGGCGGCTGGTGCGCCCGTTGACCGACCGGGCATTCGGCAATATGCCGCCGCCGATGGCCGATCTGCTGGCCGCGTGCGGCGCGACCGTCGGCGCACCGGAGTCGGCCCGGGAACTGATGCGGCATGGCGAACCGATCCTGGTGTTCCCCGGCGGCGGGCGCGAGATCTCCAAGTTCCAAGGCGAAGAGAACACCTTGAGCTGGGAGGGCCGCGCCGGGTTTGCCCGCCTCGCGGTCGAGAACGACTATCCGATCGTGCCGGTGGCGCTGCTCGGCGGTGATGAGATCTACCAGAGCTTCACCACCCGCGATGGCCGCTGGGGGCGGCTCAGCCAGGCCCTGGCCGGGAAGCTGCCCGGGAAACCCGATACACCGATACCGCTGCTGCACGGGGTCGGCCCGACGCTGATCCCCCGACCACAGCGGATGTACGTCCGGTTCGGGGCGCCGATCCGGGGAACCCAGACCGACGAACTGCGTGAACAGACCAAGGATGCGCTGGAAGGGGCGCTGGCCGACCTGATCCGGGTGCGCGCCGAGGATCCCTATCGCCGACTCAACCCGCTGGCCTGGACCGCAGCGGTCCGCCCGAAGTGA
- a CDS encoding carboxymuconolactone decarboxylase family protein, translating to MTNLRADGLRVFRELLPGLLPDDDADVEFGDGFAPELMDIGMQTVFGALWTRPGLAKRDRSLVTLGILIALRATDELPYHFKIARQNGLTDSELAEVIYHASGYAGFPAASTARTIAADALADD from the coding sequence ATGACTAACTTACGCGCCGACGGCCTGCGTGTGTTCCGTGAACTGCTCCCCGGCCTGCTGCCCGACGACGACGCGGACGTCGAATTCGGCGACGGGTTCGCCCCTGAACTCATGGACATCGGCATGCAGACCGTCTTCGGCGCGTTGTGGACCCGCCCGGGCCTGGCCAAGCGGGACCGCAGCCTGGTCACCCTCGGCATCCTGATCGCATTGCGCGCGACCGACGAACTGCCCTATCACTTCAAGATCGCCCGGCAGAACGGGCTGACCGACTCCGAACTCGCCGAGGTCATCTACCACGCCAGCGGATACGCCGGATTCCCCGCCGCGAGTACGGCCCGCACCATCGCCGCCGACGCGCTCGCCGACGACTGA
- a CDS encoding TetR family transcriptional regulator, producing the protein MRTTTELRSAILAAARAEFARCGLAGARIDRIAKEAKASKERLYAHFGDKETLFREVFVGDGRELFASVTLRPEAVAEFVGEIYDLAWRRPEHLRMITWAKLEGLDLGAPEFDGEPMPGQAVAAIEAAQAAGHVDPAWRPEDLIVLLFSTGLAWAHLPHPDAVTDDPETIAHRRAVAVDAASRLIAERR; encoded by the coding sequence GTGAGAACCACGACGGAACTACGTTCGGCGATCCTGGCTGCCGCCCGCGCCGAGTTCGCTCGGTGCGGTCTGGCCGGCGCCCGCATCGACCGCATCGCCAAGGAGGCCAAGGCCAGCAAGGAACGCCTGTACGCCCACTTCGGCGACAAGGAGACCCTGTTCCGGGAGGTGTTCGTCGGCGATGGCCGGGAGCTCTTCGCGTCGGTCACGCTGCGCCCCGAGGCGGTCGCGGAATTCGTCGGTGAGATCTATGACCTGGCGTGGCGCCGGCCCGAGCATCTCCGGATGATCACCTGGGCCAAGCTGGAGGGACTCGACCTCGGTGCGCCCGAGTTCGACGGCGAACCGATGCCCGGGCAGGCGGTTGCGGCCATCGAAGCCGCGCAGGCCGCCGGCCACGTCGACCCGGCCTGGCGGCCCGAGGACCTGATCGTGCTGTTGTTCTCGACCGGGTTGGCCTGGGCGCACCTGCCGCACCCCGACGCGGTCACCGACGATCCGGAGACGATCGCGCACCGGCGCGCGGTCGCGGTGGACGCCGCTAGCCGCCTCATCGCCGAACGGCGCTAG
- the galE gene encoding UDP-glucose 4-epimerase GalE, with the protein MTWLVTGGAGYIGSHVVRALTASGTDVVVIDDLSTGLAHFVPARVELVTANLLDYDTVRATLADHRVTGVIHVAGYKYAGESVKYPLHTYQQNVTAMATLLQAMADTGVDQIVFSSSAATYGTPDVELVDELTPTAPESPYGESKLIGEWLLRDVARSRDLRHTSLRYFNVVGSGSVDLFDRSPHNLFPKVLDMLFNGSVPQINGGDYDTPDGTCVRDYVHVSDLASAHVAAARRMEAGKDLEPVYNLGSGSGTSVREIMTTIREVTGIDFEPKVNPRRPGDPARIVAAGDLAARDLDWQMRHSLTEMVASAWAARQEVGQDYPTVS; encoded by the coding sequence ATGACCTGGCTCGTCACCGGTGGCGCCGGATACATCGGTTCGCACGTCGTGCGTGCGCTGACCGCATCCGGTACCGACGTCGTCGTGATCGACGACCTGTCGACGGGGCTGGCCCACTTCGTGCCCGCTCGCGTCGAGCTGGTGACCGCAAACCTGCTGGACTACGACACGGTCCGGGCCACCCTGGCCGACCACCGGGTGACCGGGGTGATCCACGTCGCCGGCTACAAGTACGCCGGCGAGTCGGTGAAGTACCCGCTGCACACCTATCAGCAGAACGTCACCGCCATGGCGACCCTGCTGCAGGCGATGGCCGATACCGGCGTCGACCAGATCGTCTTCTCCAGCAGCGCGGCCACCTACGGAACCCCCGACGTCGAGCTCGTCGACGAGCTGACCCCCACCGCGCCCGAGTCCCCGTACGGGGAGAGCAAGCTGATCGGGGAATGGCTGCTGCGCGACGTCGCCCGGTCCCGCGACCTGCGGCACACCAGCCTGCGGTACTTCAACGTGGTCGGCTCGGGATCGGTGGACCTGTTCGACCGCAGCCCGCACAACCTGTTCCCCAAGGTCCTCGACATGCTGTTCAACGGGAGTGTCCCGCAGATCAACGGCGGGGATTACGACACACCCGACGGCACCTGTGTGCGCGATTATGTGCACGTCTCGGACCTGGCCTCCGCCCATGTGGCGGCCGCCCGCCGGATGGAGGCCGGCAAGGACCTGGAGCCCGTGTACAACCTGGGCAGCGGATCGGGCACCTCGGTGCGCGAGATCATGACGACCATCCGCGAGGTCACCGGGATCGACTTCGAGCCGAAGGTGAACCCGCGCCGGCCCGGCGATCCGGCCCGCATCGTGGCAGCCGGCGATCTGGCCGCCCGCGACCTGGACTGGCAGATGCGCCATTCGCTGACCGAGATGGTCGCCTCGGCCTGGGCCGCCCGCCAGGAGGTCGGGCAGGACTATCCGACCGTGAGCTGA
- a CDS encoding adenylate/guanylate cyclase domain-containing protein: MNAEVIPIGRISAFIRWVARTPWPVFGLGMVQADIIGALLVLGFLRYGLPPEDRIQLQELPAFNLAVFLGYLFVSFTIAAYITLRMLIPVIRWQRRDTLLGDTSTTITEVARVRALKMPFYRSVINVTNWCLGSIVFIVASWPVASKSAPVVAVATALGATAVAIIGYLQSERVLRPVAVAALRTGVPENFRAPGVILRQVLTWVLSTGVPILAIVLAVVASKFEVLSAPAEKLTTPILLLAIAALLIGLIGTILVSMSIADPLRQLRWALGEVQRGNYNAHMQIYDASELGLLQAGFNDMVRDLAERQRLRDLFGRYVGEDVARRALERGTELGGQERDVAVLFVDLVGSTQLASTVPASEVVNLLNEFFRVVVDTVNKHGGFVNKFQGDAALAIFGAPIEHPDASGAALAASRELHDELVNVLGQTEFGIGVSAGRAIAGHIGAQARFEYTVIGDPVNEAARLTELAKLEEGHVLASAIAVSGALDAEALAWDVGETVELRGRTAPTQLARPVRPFSRPS, from the coding sequence GTGAACGCGGAGGTGATACCCATCGGGCGCATCAGCGCGTTCATCCGATGGGTGGCCCGCACGCCATGGCCGGTGTTCGGTCTGGGGATGGTTCAGGCCGACATCATCGGCGCGTTGCTGGTGCTCGGCTTCCTGCGCTACGGCCTGCCACCGGAGGACCGGATCCAGTTGCAGGAGCTGCCCGCCTTCAACCTCGCCGTCTTCCTCGGCTATCTGTTCGTGTCGTTCACCATCGCCGCCTACATCACGCTGCGGATGCTCATCCCGGTGATCCGCTGGCAACGCCGCGACACCCTGCTCGGCGACACCTCCACCACCATCACCGAGGTGGCCCGGGTCCGCGCCCTGAAGATGCCGTTCTACCGGTCGGTCATCAACGTGACCAACTGGTGCCTGGGCTCGATCGTGTTCATCGTGGCCAGTTGGCCGGTCGCCAGCAAGTCGGCTCCGGTGGTGGCGGTGGCCACCGCGCTGGGGGCCACCGCGGTGGCGATCATCGGCTATCTGCAATCGGAACGGGTGCTGCGCCCGGTCGCGGTCGCCGCACTGCGCACCGGGGTGCCGGAGAATTTCCGGGCCCCCGGGGTCATCCTGCGCCAGGTGCTGACCTGGGTGCTGTCCACCGGGGTGCCGATCCTTGCCATCGTGCTGGCGGTGGTGGCCAGCAAGTTCGAGGTTCTCAGCGCACCGGCGGAGAAGCTGACCACGCCGATCCTGCTGCTGGCCATCGCGGCACTGCTGATCGGTCTGATCGGCACCATCCTGGTCTCGATGTCGATCGCCGACCCGCTGCGGCAGCTGCGCTGGGCGCTCGGCGAGGTGCAGCGCGGAAACTACAACGCGCATATGCAGATCTACGACGCCAGCGAGCTCGGACTCCTGCAGGCCGGCTTCAACGACATGGTGCGCGATCTCGCCGAGCGGCAGCGGCTGCGTGACCTGTTCGGCCGCTATGTCGGCGAGGACGTGGCCCGCCGTGCGCTGGAGCGCGGCACCGAGCTGGGCGGCCAGGAACGCGACGTCGCGGTGCTGTTCGTCGACCTCGTCGGTTCCACACAGCTGGCCTCGACCGTCCCGGCCTCGGAAGTGGTGAACCTGCTCAACGAGTTCTTCCGCGTCGTCGTCGACACCGTGAACAAGCACGGCGGGTTCGTCAACAAGTTCCAGGGCGACGCGGCACTGGCCATCTTCGGCGCCCCGATCGAGCATCCCGACGCCTCCGGTGCCGCGCTGGCGGCCTCCCGTGAACTGCACGACGAACTGGTGAATGTGTTGGGGCAGACCGAGTTCGGCATCGGGGTGTCCGCGGGCCGGGCGATCGCCGGACACATCGGGGCCCAGGCCCGGTTCGAATACACCGTCATCGGCGACCCGGTGAACGAGGCCGCCCGGCTCACCGAGTTGGCCAAGCTGGAGGAGGGTCACGTGCTCGCCTCCGCCATCGCGGTCAGCGGGGCCCTGGACGCCGAGGCTCTGGCCTGGGACGTCGGCGAGACCGTCGAACTGCGCGGGCGCACGGCCCCGACGCAGCTGGCCCGGCCGGTCAGGCCTTTTTCGCGGCCTTCTTAG
- a CDS encoding cold-shock protein, with amino-acid sequence MPQGTVKWFNAEKGFGFIAPEDGSADVFVHYTEIQGSGFRTLEENQKVEFEVGQSPKGPQATGVRAV; translated from the coding sequence ATGCCACAGGGAACTGTGAAGTGGTTCAACGCGGAAAAGGGCTTCGGCTTCATCGCCCCCGAGGACGGCTCCGCTGACGTCTTCGTCCACTACACGGAGATCCAGGGGTCGGGCTTCCGCACCCTGGAAGAGAACCAGAAGGTCGAGTTCGAGGTCGGCCAGAGCCCCAAGGGGCCGCAGGCCACCGGCGTTCGCGCCGTCTGA
- the topA gene encoding type I DNA topoisomerase encodes MADDDRSRAGAGNVRRLVIVESPTKARKIAGYLGSNYIVESSRGHIRDLPRAAADVPAKYKSEPWARLGVNVDADFEPLYIVSPDKKSTVTELKSLLKDVDELYLATDGDREGEAIAWHLLETLKPRIPVKRMVFHEITEPAIRAAAESPRDLDIDLVDAQETRRILDRLYGYEVSPVLWKKVAPKLSAGRVQSVATRIIVQRERERMAFRSAGYWDVTAELDASVSDPQAAPPKFTAKLNTVDGRRVATGRDFDSLGAVRKPDEVRVLDEAAAAALATGLRGAQLTVSSVEQKPYTRKPYPPFMTSTLQQEAGRKLRFTSERTMSIAQRLYENGYITYMRTDSTTLSESAINAARTQAGQLYGQEYVHPTPRQYTRKVKNAQEAHEAIRPAGDVFQTPGQLHSALDTDEFRLYELIWQRTVASQMADARGTTLSLRIAGQAAGGEQVVFNASGRTITFPGFLKAYVESLDDQAGGEADDAESRLPNLTQGQRVDAADLTADGHTTSPPARYTEASLIKALEDLGIGRPSTYSSIIKTIQDRGYVHKKGSALVPSWVAFAVIGLLEQHFSRLVDYDFTAAMEDELDEIAAGNERRTNWLNNFYFGGEHGADGSVAREGGLKQLVGGNLEGIDAREVNSIKLFDDAEGRAVNVRVGRNGPYLERMIADPDNPGELKPQRANLKDELTPDELTLELAEKAFATPQEGRSLGVDPETGHEIVAKDGRFGPYVTEILPEPPDDGEAGSPAKKGKKPTGPKPRTGSLLRTMDLETVTLEDALKLLSLPRVVGVDPESKEEITAQNGRYGPYLKRGTDSRSLATEEQMFTITLDEALKIYAEPKRRGRQGAATPPLRELGVDPVSEKPMVIKDGRFGPYVTDGETNASLRKGDDVLSITDERASELLADRRARGPVKKAAKKAPAKKAAAKKTAAKKAPAKKAAKKA; translated from the coding sequence GTGGCTGACGACGACCGGAGCCGGGCAGGCGCCGGTAACGTTCGGCGGCTCGTGATTGTCGAGTCGCCGACTAAAGCACGCAAGATTGCGGGCTACCTCGGCTCCAATTACATCGTCGAATCCTCCCGTGGCCACATCCGTGACCTGCCGCGAGCTGCCGCCGATGTGCCTGCGAAGTACAAGTCCGAACCGTGGGCGCGTCTCGGCGTCAACGTCGATGCGGACTTCGAACCGCTCTACATCGTCAGCCCGGACAAGAAGAGCACCGTCACCGAGCTCAAGAGCCTGCTCAAGGACGTCGACGAGCTCTATCTCGCGACGGACGGTGACCGTGAGGGCGAGGCGATCGCCTGGCATCTGCTCGAAACGCTCAAACCGCGCATCCCGGTCAAACGGATGGTGTTCCACGAGATCACCGAGCCGGCGATCCGGGCCGCCGCGGAAAGCCCACGTGACCTGGACATCGACCTGGTAGACGCGCAGGAGACCCGGCGCATCCTGGACCGGCTCTACGGCTACGAGGTCTCACCCGTGCTGTGGAAGAAGGTGGCCCCGAAGCTGTCGGCCGGCCGCGTGCAGTCGGTGGCGACCCGCATCATCGTGCAGCGTGAACGCGAGCGGATGGCCTTCCGCAGCGCCGGGTACTGGGATGTCACCGCCGAGTTGGACGCCAGCGTGTCCGATCCGCAGGCCGCCCCGCCGAAGTTCACCGCGAAACTGAACACCGTCGACGGGCGCCGGGTGGCGACCGGGCGCGACTTCGACTCCCTCGGCGCGGTCCGCAAGCCCGACGAGGTGCGGGTGCTCGACGAGGCCGCCGCGGCGGCGCTGGCCACCGGGCTGCGCGGGGCACAGTTGACCGTCTCCTCGGTGGAGCAGAAGCCCTACACGCGCAAGCCCTACCCGCCGTTCATGACCTCGACGCTGCAGCAGGAGGCCGGCCGCAAGCTGCGCTTCACCTCCGAGCGCACCATGAGCATCGCGCAGCGGCTGTACGAAAACGGCTACATCACCTACATGCGTACCGACTCGACCACGCTGTCGGAGTCCGCGATCAACGCCGCCCGTACGCAGGCCGGTCAGCTCTACGGCCAGGAGTACGTGCACCCCACCCCGCGCCAGTACACCCGCAAGGTGAAGAACGCGCAGGAGGCCCACGAGGCGATCCGCCCCGCCGGCGACGTGTTCCAGACCCCGGGTCAGTTGCACAGCGCCCTGGACACCGACGAGTTCCGGCTCTACGAGCTGATCTGGCAGCGCACCGTGGCCTCGCAGATGGCCGACGCGCGCGGCACCACACTGAGCCTGCGGATCGCCGGCCAGGCCGCCGGTGGCGAGCAGGTCGTGTTCAACGCCTCCGGGCGCACCATCACCTTCCCGGGTTTCCTGAAGGCCTACGTCGAGAGCCTGGACGACCAGGCCGGTGGCGAGGCCGACGACGCCGAGAGCCGCCTGCCCAACCTCACCCAGGGGCAGCGGGTCGACGCCGCCGATCTCACCGCAGACGGGCACACCACCTCGCCCCCGGCCCGCTACACCGAGGCCTCGCTGATCAAGGCGCTGGAAGACCTGGGTATCGGGCGGCCGTCGACCTACAGCTCGATCATCAAGACGATCCAGGACCGCGGCTACGTCCACAAGAAGGGCAGCGCGCTGGTGCCGTCCTGGGTGGCGTTCGCGGTGATCGGGCTGCTGGAACAGCATTTCAGTCGGCTGGTCGACTACGACTTCACCGCCGCCATGGAGGACGAACTCGACGAGATCGCCGCCGGCAACGAGCGACGGACCAACTGGCTCAACAACTTCTACTTCGGTGGCGAGCACGGTGCGGACGGCTCGGTCGCCCGGGAGGGCGGGCTCAAACAGCTCGTCGGCGGCAACCTGGAGGGCATCGATGCCCGAGAGGTCAACTCCATCAAGCTGTTCGACGATGCCGAGGGGCGCGCGGTCAATGTGCGCGTCGGCCGCAACGGGCCGTACCTGGAGCGGATGATCGCCGACCCGGACAATCCGGGTGAACTCAAGCCGCAGCGCGCCAACCTCAAGGATGAGCTGACGCCGGACGAGCTGACCCTCGAGCTCGCCGAAAAGGCTTTCGCCACACCGCAAGAGGGACGATCGCTGGGCGTCGATCCGGAGACCGGGCACGAGATCGTGGCCAAGGACGGACGATTCGGCCCGTACGTCACCGAGATCCTGCCCGAGCCACCGGATGACGGGGAGGCGGGCAGCCCGGCGAAGAAGGGCAAGAAGCCCACCGGTCCGAAGCCGCGCACCGGTTCGCTGCTGCGCACGATGGATCTGGAGACGGTCACCCTCGAGGACGCACTCAAGCTGCTGTCGCTGCCGCGGGTGGTGGGTGTCGATCCCGAGAGCAAGGAAGAGATCACCGCGCAGAACGGCCGTTATGGCCCATATCTGAAGCGCGGCACCGACTCTCGATCGTTGGCCACCGAAGAGCAGATGTTCACCATCACCCTCGATGAGGCGCTGAAGATCTACGCCGAACCCAAACGGCGGGGCCGTCAGGGTGCTGCCACCCCGCCGCTGCGCGAGCTCGGGGTGGATCCGGTGTCGGAGAAGCCGATGGTGATCAAGGACGGCCGGTTCGGCCCCTACGTCACCGACGGCGAGACCAACGCCAGCCTGCGCAAGGGTGACGACGTGCTGTCGATCACCGACGAGCGGGCCTCGGAGTTGCTGGCCGATCGTCGGGCCCGTGGTCCGGTGAAGAAGGCCGCCAAGAAGGCTCCGGCGAAGAAGGCCGCCGCCAAGAAGACGGCCGCCAAGAAGGCGCCGGCTAAGAAGGCCGCGAAAAAGGCCTGA
- a CDS encoding N-acyl-D-amino-acid deacylase family protein: MSYDVIIRDGLWFDGTGRPPLTRSLGIRDGIVAEVSAAPLDETGCPEVIDAAGKWVVPGFIDVHTHYDAEVLLDPGLRESVRHGVTTVLLGMCSLSTVYADTEDAADLFSRVEAVPREYVHGALTEHKTWHNPAEYVAAIDALPLGPNIASLLGHSDLRASVLGLDRATTRGVVPTDAELETMAQRLEQALDAGMLGMSGMDAAIDKLDGDRFRSRALPSTFATWRERRRLIKVLRRRGRMLQSAPNVARAQEALNFFLESSGLFGRRPGVKMSLLVSADAKSSPGAARVIGIGTRVLNKLIGAQVRFQHLPVPFELYSDGIDLPVFEEFGAGTAALHLRDQLERNTLLADPEYRRRFRRSFDRRKLGPTLWHRDFHDATIVECPDGSLIGKSFGQIADERGIHPLDAFLDVLVDNGERNVRWTTIVANHRPDVLDRLAADPSVHMGFSDAGAHLRNMAFYNYALRLLKRVRDADEAGRPFLTPQRAVHRLTAEVADWFGLDAGTLRRGDRADFVVIDVGALDDSVNAYHEAVVPFYGGLSRMVNRNDDTVIATGVNGQVVFARGRFRDGYGATVRSGRYLRAGTAATATV, encoded by the coding sequence ATGTCCTACGACGTGATCATCCGCGACGGCCTGTGGTTCGACGGCACCGGACGCCCGCCGCTGACCCGCTCCCTCGGCATCCGCGACGGCATCGTCGCCGAGGTCTCCGCCGCACCACTGGACGAGACCGGGTGCCCCGAGGTGATCGACGCCGCGGGCAAATGGGTGGTCCCCGGTTTCATCGACGTGCACACGCACTACGACGCCGAGGTGCTCCTCGACCCGGGCCTGCGCGAATCGGTGCGCCACGGCGTCACCACCGTGCTGCTCGGCATGTGCTCACTGTCCACGGTGTACGCCGACACCGAGGACGCCGCCGATCTGTTCAGCCGGGTCGAGGCGGTACCGCGCGAGTACGTGCACGGCGCGCTGACCGAACACAAGACCTGGCACAACCCCGCCGAGTACGTGGCCGCCATCGACGCACTGCCGCTCGGCCCGAACATCGCCTCGCTGCTCGGGCATTCCGACCTGCGCGCCTCGGTGCTCGGCCTGGACCGCGCCACCACCCGCGGTGTCGTCCCGACCGACGCCGAGCTGGAGACCATGGCCCAGCGCCTCGAGCAGGCCCTGGACGCCGGGATGCTCGGCATGTCCGGGATGGATGCCGCCATCGACAAACTCGACGGTGACCGGTTCCGGTCCCGCGCGCTGCCGTCCACCTTCGCCACCTGGCGCGAACGCCGCCGGTTGATCAAGGTGCTGCGCCGGCGCGGCCGCATGTTGCAGAGCGCACCCAACGTGGCCCGCGCGCAGGAAGCGTTGAACTTCTTCCTGGAGAGCAGCGGCCTGTTCGGCCGCCGGCCCGGTGTGAAGATGAGCCTGCTGGTGTCGGCCGATGCCAAGTCCTCACCGGGCGCCGCGCGGGTCATCGGCATCGGCACCCGGGTGTTGAACAAGCTGATCGGCGCCCAGGTGCGGTTCCAGCATCTCCCGGTGCCGTTCGAATTGTATTCCGACGGAATCGATCTGCCGGTCTTCGAGGAGTTCGGCGCCGGTACCGCGGCGCTGCACCTGCGTGATCAGCTGGAGCGCAACACGCTGCTCGCCGACCCCGAATACCGGCGCCGGTTCCGCCGGTCGTTCGACCGGCGCAAGCTCGGACCCACCTTGTGGCACCGTGATTTCCACGACGCCACCATCGTCGAATGCCCGGACGGGTCGTTGATCGGCAAGAGCTTCGGCCAGATCGCCGACGAGCGGGGCATCCATCCGCTGGACGCCTTCCTGGATGTGCTGGTGGACAACGGCGAACGCAATGTCCGCTGGACCACGATCGTGGCCAACCACCGCCCCGACGTGCTCGACCGGCTGGCCGCGGATCCCTCGGTGCACATGGGCTTCTCCGATGCCGGCGCGCACCTGCGCAACATGGCGTTCTACAACTACGCGCTGCGCCTGCTCAAGCGGGTCCGCGATGCGGATGAGGCCGGGCGGCCGTTCCTCACCCCGCAGCGCGCCGTGCACCGGCTGACCGCGGAGGTCGCCGACTGGTTCGGACTCGACGCCGGCACCCTGCGCCGCGGGGACCGGGCCGACTTCGTGGTGATCGACGTGGGCGCCCTCGATGATTCGGTCAACGCCTATCACGAGGCGGTGGTGCCGTTCTACGGCGGACTGAGCCGCATGGTGAACCGCAACGACGACACCGTCATCGCCACCGGTGTCAACGGCCAGGTGGTGTTCGCCCGCGGCAGATTCCGTGACGGCTACGGCGCCACGGTCCGCAGCGGCCGGTACCTGCGGGCCGGTACTGCGGCAACCGCCACGGTCTAG